From Novipirellula artificiosorum, the proteins below share one genomic window:
- a CDS encoding TIM barrel protein — translation MKRRDFLTAPALLAGSALALHASTSTAEEAASASDGSSGQPSNSATRVHQSVMGWCFEPMDAVTLAQHGRRMGLEAIEGIGADHYDAVTKLGLKISLTASHGFATGPVDPSNHPEVQQKLRAGIDLAAKYGAPNVITFTGMAKKGINDAAARRNCLECWKGVLSYAEDKGVGIVLEHLNTRDDSHPMKGHPGYWGDDLHQCAELVTAMDSPKFKLLFDIYHVQIMNGDLIRNIRDYHPIVGHYHTAGNPGRGELNEHQEINYPAVIRAIVDTGYQGYIAQEFLPTSDNPMKSLEQAVQLCNV, via the coding sequence GTGAAACGCCGTGATTTTTTAACCGCCCCTGCGCTACTTGCCGGATCGGCTCTCGCTTTGCATGCATCCACCTCCACCGCAGAGGAAGCAGCATCGGCTTCGGACGGTTCGTCCGGCCAGCCATCAAACTCGGCCACGAGAGTCCATCAATCGGTGATGGGATGGTGCTTTGAGCCGATGGACGCCGTGACGCTGGCCCAACACGGGCGACGAATGGGCCTGGAGGCCATCGAAGGGATTGGCGCGGACCATTACGACGCCGTGACCAAGTTGGGGCTGAAGATTTCTTTGACTGCCAGTCACGGTTTCGCGACGGGCCCCGTGGACCCCAGCAACCACCCAGAAGTCCAACAGAAACTTCGTGCAGGAATCGATTTAGCAGCCAAGTATGGGGCTCCGAACGTCATTACCTTTACCGGAATGGCGAAGAAAGGGATCAATGACGCCGCAGCACGTCGCAATTGTTTGGAATGTTGGAAAGGGGTGCTATCCTATGCGGAGGACAAAGGAGTCGGAATCGTGCTTGAGCATTTGAACACTCGCGATGACTCGCATCCCATGAAGGGGCATCCCGGTTATTGGGGAGACGATCTCCATCAATGTGCTGAGTTGGTGACGGCAATGGATTCGCCAAAATTCAAGTTACTGTTTGACATTTATCACGTGCAGATCATGAACGGAGACCTAATCCGTAACATTCGCGACTATCATCCCATCGTGGGGCACTATCACACGGCGGGAAATCCAGGACGAGGCGAACTGAATGAACACCAAGAGATTAACTACCCGGCTGTCATTCGTGCCATTGTCGACACGGGATACCAAGGCTACATCGCCCAAGAATTCCTTCCCACATCCGACAACCCGATGAAATCATTGGAACAAGCCGTTCAGCTCTGCAACGTGTGA
- a CDS encoding magnesium chelatase, producing the protein MNLVTASAKPSTLSELRETGWKSKTVKQEMRDNFVRMLGSGEELFPGIVGYDDTVIPEINLAILAGHDMLFLGEKGQAKSRMMRMLTRFLDEWIPYIDHPDLPVHEDPERPITSIGKQIVEKYSADEIKLGWWHREDRYAERLSPGTKFADIIGEIDPAKLTGGVSMSSEEALSFGLIPRMHRGIFAMNELPELDDLVQVGLFNILEERDVQIRGYPIQFDIDIAILFSANPATYNRSGKVIPQLKDRIGTIVQTHYPSERDQGIEILQQEVGGDLDGAYPVQVPYFMYQIVEEITNQARHSKYIDQASGVSARFSMANFRTIVAAARQRGVIHNERPAVPRISDLGHLYASSLGKLELDMMGTHQMSERQVLDATIAQAIEVVFKEYVEEHGLAEIAEIFRSGVRVEVGDMLPSRQYADRLQSVPPAWDKAFELNASESEAVRASCVEFVLAGLYSLDRISRSQRHGKIQYEF; encoded by the coding sequence ATGAATCTCGTCACCGCATCCGCTAAACCGAGCACCTTGAGCGAACTAAGGGAAACGGGTTGGAAATCGAAAACCGTCAAACAGGAAATGCGAGATAACTTTGTGCGCATGCTTGGCAGTGGTGAGGAGTTGTTTCCCGGCATTGTCGGCTACGACGATACGGTGATTCCCGAAATCAATTTGGCCATTCTTGCAGGGCATGACATGCTCTTCCTAGGAGAAAAGGGCCAAGCGAAGAGCCGGATGATGCGAATGCTGACCCGATTCCTCGATGAATGGATTCCCTACATTGATCACCCTGATCTGCCGGTCCACGAAGATCCCGAACGCCCGATCACATCAATCGGCAAGCAGATCGTCGAAAAATACTCTGCCGATGAAATCAAGCTGGGTTGGTGGCATCGAGAGGATCGTTATGCCGAGCGACTCAGCCCCGGAACCAAGTTTGCTGACATCATCGGCGAAATTGATCCAGCCAAGTTGACCGGTGGGGTCAGCATGAGCAGTGAGGAAGCGTTGTCTTTTGGATTGATCCCTCGCATGCATCGAGGGATCTTTGCGATGAATGAACTACCGGAACTTGATGACTTGGTGCAAGTCGGCTTGTTCAACATTCTCGAAGAACGCGACGTACAAATCCGCGGTTATCCGATTCAATTTGATATCGACATCGCCATTCTGTTCTCAGCGAATCCAGCAACCTACAACCGCAGCGGCAAGGTGATTCCGCAGCTGAAAGACCGGATCGGAACGATCGTGCAAACGCACTATCCCAGCGAGCGTGACCAGGGGATTGAGATTTTACAGCAGGAAGTCGGCGGCGATCTTGACGGAGCTTATCCGGTGCAGGTTCCCTACTTCATGTACCAAATCGTCGAAGAAATTACCAATCAAGCGAGACACAGTAAATACATCGATCAGGCTTCGGGGGTCTCCGCTCGTTTTTCAATGGCCAATTTTCGTACCATCGTTGCTGCGGCGCGGCAACGTGGCGTAATCCACAACGAGCGTCCCGCGGTGCCGCGAATCAGCGACCTTGGCCATCTCTACGCAAGCTCGCTCGGGAAGTTGGAATTGGACATGATGGGGACGCATCAAATGAGTGAGCGGCAAGTGCTCGACGCCACCATTGCCCAAGCGATCGAGGTGGTCTTCAAAGAGTATGTCGAGGAGCACGGGTTGGCCGAAATCGCGGAGATCTTTCGCAGTGGTGTTCGAGTGGAAGTGGGGGATATGTTGCCGAGCCGTCAATACGCGGATCGGTTGCAAAGTGTTCCGCCTGCTTGGGACAAAGCCTTCGAGTTAAACGCGAGCGAAAGCGAGGCGGTGCGTGCAAGTTGCGTCGAATTCGTCTTGGCCGGACTGTACAGCTTGGATCGAATCAGCCGGTCTCAGCGTCACGGTAAAATCCAGTACGAATTCTAG